The following proteins come from a genomic window of Geomonas sp. RF6:
- a CDS encoding four helix bundle suffix domain-containing protein, whose translation MSGSDLILPPHGGYRKLRSFVVALAAYDGTVIFCDRFVDLRSRTHDQMVQAARSGPQNIAEGSVASATSKKTELKLTGVARASLGELIRDYEDYLTQHGLQVWEKDSERVRLMRARLAGKLKPDVAQPQPPVVKGRECYDEPLRAALAAIRKGSSEVCANILLCLAHQASYLLRRQLERLERDFLEQGGITERLYRCRKEHRDNTKKRDPERPE comes from the coding sequence ATGAGCGGCTCCGACTTGATACTGCCGCCGCATGGCGGTTACCGCAAGCTACGCAGCTTCGTCGTGGCTCTCGCCGCTTATGACGGGACGGTGATCTTCTGCGACCGTTTTGTAGACCTGCGGTCGCGGACGCACGACCAGATGGTCCAGGCGGCGCGCAGCGGACCGCAGAACATAGCGGAAGGTTCGGTGGCCTCTGCGACCTCCAAAAAGACGGAGCTGAAGCTGACCGGGGTGGCGAGGGCGAGTCTTGGGGAATTGATACGCGACTACGAGGACTACCTGACGCAGCACGGGCTGCAGGTCTGGGAGAAGGATTCGGAGAGGGTGCGCCTGATGCGGGCGCGGCTGGCGGGGAAGCTCAAGCCCGATGTGGCGCAGCCACAGCCTCCGGTTGTAAAGGGGCGGGAATGCTATGACGAGCCATTGAGGGCGGCTCTGGCGGCGATACGGAAAGGATCCTCCGAGGTGTGCGCAAATATCCTGCTGTGCCTGGCACACCAGGCGAGCTACCTCCTGCGTCGGCAGCTGGAGCGGCTGGAGCGCGACTTTCTGGAGCAGGGCGGCATCACAGAAAGGTTGTACCGCTGCAGGAAAGAGCACCGTGATAACACGAAAAAGCGCGACCCGGAGAGGCCGGAGTAG
- the flhB gene encoding flagellar biosynthesis protein FlhB, which yields MSEDKHSKTEKPSQKKIEEARNKNGAPRSRELSSALSLIAAMIALSGSAGMILSRLKSESRDIFGELATIEVTPSGVHALMIKEFLNLGIMLAPFLIIMFVAALAVDVGQAGISFSTEKFKFDLGKLNPMQGLSRLFNKDSLFEVAKSFAKMGIVGYMAYHIIADEMDGIIYLVDQDLSGVMSFIGHLSFKLVLHTCGVLLVLAAIDLAFVKWRFLENLKMTKQEVKDEHKNTEGDPSVKGKIRQKQMQLARRRLKQIIPTADVVVTNPTHFAVALKYERGQMGAPKVLVKGVDEMAQQIKAIAREAKVVLVENRFLARELYAQVEEGAEIPESLYAAVAEVLAYVYGLKGKR from the coding sequence ATGTCCGAGGACAAACACTCCAAAACAGAAAAACCTTCCCAAAAGAAGATAGAGGAGGCGCGAAATAAGAACGGCGCCCCGCGCAGCCGCGAGCTCTCCTCCGCCTTGTCCCTCATCGCCGCCATGATCGCCCTCTCCGGGAGTGCCGGGATGATCCTCTCGCGGCTGAAGAGCGAGTCGCGGGACATTTTCGGGGAGCTTGCCACCATAGAGGTCACTCCTTCCGGGGTCCACGCCCTGATGATCAAGGAGTTCCTGAACCTGGGGATCATGCTGGCCCCCTTCCTGATCATCATGTTCGTGGCGGCGCTCGCTGTCGACGTGGGGCAGGCGGGGATCAGCTTCAGCACGGAGAAGTTCAAGTTCGACCTGGGGAAGCTGAACCCGATGCAGGGTCTCTCCCGCCTTTTCAACAAGGACTCCCTCTTCGAGGTGGCGAAGTCGTTCGCAAAGATGGGGATCGTGGGGTACATGGCGTACCACATCATCGCCGACGAGATGGACGGGATCATCTACCTCGTGGACCAGGACCTCTCCGGTGTCATGTCCTTCATCGGGCACCTTTCCTTCAAGCTGGTGCTGCACACCTGCGGCGTTCTCCTGGTGCTGGCCGCGATCGACCTCGCCTTCGTAAAGTGGCGCTTCCTCGAGAACCTGAAGATGACGAAGCAGGAGGTGAAGGACGAGCACAAGAACACGGAAGGGGATCCGAGCGTCAAGGGGAAGATTCGCCAGAAGCAGATGCAGCTGGCGCGTCGGCGCCTGAAGCAGATCATCCCGACCGCCGACGTCGTCGTCACCAACCCGACCCACTTTGCGGTGGCGCTGAAGTACGAGCGCGGGCAGATGGGTGCGCCGAAGGTCCTGGTGAAGGGCGTTGACGAGATGGCCCAGCAGATAAAGGCGATCGCGCGGGAGGCGAAGGTCGTCCTGGTGGAGAACCGGTTTCTGGCGCGCGAGCTCTATGCGCAGGTGGAGGAAGGGGCCGAGATCCCGGAATCTCTTTACGCAGCGGTCGCCGAGGTCCTCGCGTACGTGTACGGCCTGAAGGGGAAGCGCTAG
- the fliR gene encoding flagellar biosynthetic protein FliR yields the protein MFGNLPLTSLEALPVFALVLARVAGLFSAIPIFGARIVPARVKAGLVFVLSLLLYPVIHPQIPPDSTDTISLVLLVLGEVLIGLTLGLMSQAIFAAVEFCGQLVGTQMGLSMASLFDPTTQNNVPTMAMFQGALATLLFVSLNAHHIFLRGIVESYQRIPIGGWHMSGGLLQFVIEASTGIFIIAVKLSAPVSVALLATSVVLGIVARAFPQMNVFMVSMPLNIGMGLALLGISLPVFLRVLANSFGAMSGEMTTIFKLLGS from the coding sequence GTGTTCGGCAACCTGCCGCTCACCTCGCTGGAGGCCCTCCCGGTGTTCGCCCTGGTGCTGGCGCGGGTTGCGGGGCTCTTCTCGGCGATACCGATCTTCGGGGCGCGCATCGTCCCGGCGCGGGTGAAGGCGGGGCTGGTCTTTGTCCTCTCCCTGCTCCTCTACCCGGTGATCCATCCGCAGATCCCCCCCGACTCGACCGACACCATCTCTCTCGTGCTCCTTGTCCTTGGCGAAGTGCTGATCGGGCTCACGCTCGGGTTGATGTCGCAGGCGATCTTTGCGGCGGTGGAGTTCTGCGGGCAGCTGGTGGGGACCCAGATGGGGCTCTCCATGGCCTCCCTCTTCGATCCGACCACGCAGAACAACGTCCCGACCATGGCGATGTTCCAGGGCGCGCTCGCCACTCTCCTCTTTGTCTCGCTGAATGCCCACCACATCTTCCTGCGCGGCATCGTGGAGAGCTACCAGCGCATTCCGATCGGCGGGTGGCATATGAGCGGCGGGCTCCTGCAGTTCGTGATCGAGGCCAGTACCGGCATCTTCATCATCGCGGTGAAGCTCTCCGCCCCCGTCTCGGTCGCCCTCCTCGCCACGAGCGTCGTGCTGGGGATCGTGGCGCGCGCTTTTCCGCAGATGAACGTCTTCATGGTGAGCATGCCCCTCAATATCGGGATGGGTCTCGCCCTCCTGGGGATCTCCCTCCCTGTGTTCCTGCGGGTGCTGGCAAACAGCTTCGGCGCCATGTCCGGCGAGATGACCACCATCTTCAAACTGCTCGGGAGCTGA